One Streptomyces sp. NBC_00102 DNA segment encodes these proteins:
- a CDS encoding HNH endonuclease codes for MSGLTTPPAWAAKTEGTLDAVRAAMSSNTKRTFTEHWTDDEVRDLLLALVGQKCWYCETTIQRADITVDHYRPKSEVLGEPGHGGYWWLAYTIDNYRIACKHCNSGGARFDGRREGRAKSSRFPLLAGPRAWRQRDDLHLEQPVLLDPARIGDPDLLGFDTAGFARRSHTPYSQAEARRGVCRADETIRILALNDTQIIEHRRRLMKDVATLARIPGLPGIQEMLDERVAPAAQWSAAASAALALQRACAWQPDAPVQPAPTLPSASAIDPGRSAVDVRDLLQYLDPAELAAGIALTGRHNNKVHPGVLLPDGRISVWKRPWGTPTSAARAATGSDDIEGWDFWHLTIAGVEQSLAEFRTQHAGPQL; via the coding sequence ATGAGCGGGCTCACCACTCCGCCGGCCTGGGCGGCCAAGACCGAAGGCACCTTGGACGCCGTGCGGGCCGCGATGAGCAGCAACACCAAGCGCACCTTCACCGAGCACTGGACCGATGACGAGGTACGCGACCTGTTGCTCGCACTCGTCGGACAAAAGTGCTGGTACTGCGAGACCACGATTCAGCGTGCGGACATCACCGTCGACCACTACCGGCCAAAATCCGAAGTGCTTGGCGAACCCGGCCATGGCGGCTACTGGTGGCTCGCCTACACGATCGACAACTACCGCATCGCATGCAAGCACTGCAACAGCGGCGGAGCTCGGTTCGACGGCAGACGGGAAGGCCGTGCCAAGAGTAGCCGGTTCCCGCTGTTGGCCGGGCCGCGCGCCTGGCGTCAGCGCGATGACCTGCACCTGGAGCAGCCGGTGCTCCTGGATCCGGCTCGGATCGGCGATCCTGACCTGTTGGGATTCGACACTGCCGGCTTTGCCCGGCGCAGTCATACCCCTTACTCCCAGGCCGAGGCACGACGCGGAGTCTGCCGCGCTGACGAGACCATCCGGATCCTGGCGCTCAACGACACGCAGATCATCGAGCATCGCCGCCGCCTTATGAAGGACGTCGCCACTCTGGCCCGAATACCAGGCCTGCCCGGCATCCAGGAAATGCTCGACGAGCGAGTGGCACCCGCCGCACAGTGGAGCGCGGCGGCTTCAGCCGCACTGGCGCTGCAGCGCGCCTGTGCCTGGCAGCCGGACGCACCCGTCCAGCCCGCGCCGACGCTCCCCAGCGCGTCAGCCATCGACCCGGGGCGTTCCGCGGTCGACGTACGGGATCTGCTCCAGTACCTCGACCCGGCCGAACTGGCCGCAGGCATCGCGCTGACCGGCCGTCACAACAACAAGGTGCACCCAGGTGTACTGCTCCCGGACGGCCGCATCAGTGTCTGGAAGCGTCCGTGGGGCACCCCGACTTCCGCGGCTCGGGCCGCTACCGGCAGCGACGACATCGAGGGCTGGGACTTTTGGCATCTGACTATTGCCGGAGTCGAGCAGTCGCTCGCCGAATTTCGTACCCAGCACGCAGGGCCGCAGCTTTGA
- the argC gene encoding N-acetyl-gamma-glutamyl-phosphate reductase — MVVRAAVAGASGYAGGELLRLLLAHPEIEIGTLTGHSNAGQKLGALQPHLRPLADRVLEPTTAEALAGHDVVFLALPHGQSAAVAEQLGDEVLVVDMGADFRLTDAADWEKFYGSPHAGTWPYGLPELPGARAALAGTRRIAVPGCYPTAVSLALFPAYAAGLAEPEAVVVAASGTSGAGKAAKPHLLGSEVMGNMTPYGVGGGHRHTPEITQNLSAVAGERVSVSFTPTLAPMPRGILATCSAKAKPGVDGEALRAAYEKAYADEPFVDLLPEGQWPATASVYGSNAVQIQVAYDPEAGRIIVISAIDNLAKGTAGGALQSTNIALGLPEDTGLTTTGVAP, encoded by the coding sequence ATGGTGGTACGTGCAGCGGTGGCAGGGGCGAGCGGATACGCCGGCGGTGAGCTGCTGCGCCTGCTGCTGGCCCACCCCGAGATCGAGATCGGCACCCTGACCGGCCACTCCAACGCCGGGCAGAAGCTCGGTGCGCTCCAGCCGCACCTGCGGCCCCTGGCCGACCGGGTGCTGGAGCCCACCACCGCCGAGGCGCTCGCCGGGCACGACGTGGTCTTCCTCGCCCTGCCGCACGGGCAGTCCGCCGCCGTCGCCGAGCAGCTCGGCGACGAGGTGCTGGTCGTGGACATGGGGGCCGACTTCCGGCTCACGGACGCCGCGGACTGGGAGAAATTCTACGGTTCGCCGCACGCCGGTACGTGGCCCTACGGGCTCCCCGAGCTGCCCGGCGCCCGCGCCGCGCTCGCCGGGACCCGCCGGATCGCCGTCCCCGGCTGCTACCCGACCGCCGTCTCGCTCGCGCTCTTCCCTGCGTACGCCGCCGGGCTCGCCGAGCCCGAGGCGGTCGTCGTCGCCGCGTCCGGTACCTCCGGCGCCGGCAAGGCGGCCAAGCCGCACCTCCTCGGCTCCGAGGTGATGGGGAACATGACTCCGTACGGAGTCGGCGGGGGGCACCGGCACACGCCGGAGATCACGCAGAACCTCAGCGCCGTCGCCGGTGAGCGGGTCTCCGTCTCCTTCACCCCGACCCTCGCCCCCATGCCCCGGGGCATCCTCGCCACCTGCAGCGCCAAGGCGAAGCCCGGCGTGGACGGCGAGGCGCTCCGCGCCGCCTACGAGAAGGCGTACGCGGACGAGCCGTTCGTCGACCTCCTCCCCGAGGGCCAGTGGCCCGCCACCGCGTCCGTGTACGGCTCCAACGCCGTCCAGATCCAGGTGGCGTACGACCCCGAAGCCGGACGGATCATCGTGATCAGTGCCATCGACAACCTCGCCAAGGGCACTGCCGGGGGTGCCCTGCAGAGCACGAACATCGCCCTCGGGCTGCCCGAGGACACCGGTCTGACCACGACCGGCGTGGCACCGTGA